DNA from Streptomyces rishiriensis:
GCGGCCGGGGCGGACGCCGTGGTGGTCGCGACCTGCAACGTCACGGCGGCCGACGCGCAGCGGACGCTGGTGGAACGACTGGCGGCGACCGGACGGCCGGTGGTGGCGGTGGCCGTGCGCAACCCGTACGACGTGGCCCTGCTCCCGTCCGTCCGGGCCTGCCTGGCCGCCTACTCCTGGACCGACGTCGAACTGCGGGCCGCCGCCCGGGTGATCGCCGGGGCCGTGGAACCGCGCGGCAAGCTGCCGGTGCCCGTCCGCCGGGCGGACGATCCGACGCGGGTGCTGTACCCGATCGGGCACGGCCTGACGTACTAGGCAGGCGTACGCCGAGCGCGGTGGTGCAGCCCCGGGTGGCGCGGGCCGGGGACGACCGGGCGAAGTGCCCGGTCGTCCCCGGCCCGCTGCGTCCGGCTCGACGGGGGCGCGCATCCGGTGGGACGGGCGCGGCCGGGGCCGGTCGCGCTCAGGGACGCAGCGCGGGCTCCCGCTCGACGTCCCGGACGTCCAGCGCCGCGTCGAACTTCGCCAGCGGCTCGGCCCGGGAGACGGCGGTGGGCGCGACGCCCGCCCAGGCCAGGATCCGGGCGGTGGCCAGCGCCTTCTGGTCGGCGACCAGACCGGCGACGTTCGCGCCGTGGTTCAGGCCGGGGGCCGTGAAGACGTAGCTGTCCTGCGCGCCCTTGCCGAGCCGGAAGCGTTCCGCTCCCCACGGGTCGTTCTGGCCGTAGACGAACAGCATGTGGTGGGCGTTGTGCTTGACCCACGTGTCGACGTCACGCATCGCCGACGGCTGGAACCTCATGGTGATGTCGCGGGGGACGAAGTTGCGCGGGGGCTGGTAGCCGTAGCGGATGTACTTCTTCTCGATGGACGGGAAGTGGATGGTGGGGGCGCCCAGTTGGGTGCCCGCCTGGTAGTAGTACGGGGTGTACGGGGACAGGCCCTGGTCCGTGTAGAACGAGAAGCCCGAGATCGTGTCGATGGACGTCCAGATGTCGTCGTCCGTCGCCGTGGCCGCGTTCGCCGGGATCGACTCGCAGTCGGACAGCAGGCTGTACTGCCAGAAGCCCCAGACGTAGTCGAGGACGACCGCCTCGTAGGCGCGGTCCAGGCTGCCGATGGTGGTGAAGGTGTAGCCGTTCTCCGCCGCGTACGACGCGTACGTCTTCTCCAGCTGCTCCCGGCGCACCAGCGCCTCGCGCTGCACGGCGTTCAGGCGGTCGCGGCACTCCTCGGTGCCGACGCCCGCGAAGAAGCGGTCATAGGCGGAGTCCTCGTCGTTGACGACGTCGTTCGGGGCCACGTAGGCCACCACGCCGTCCATGTCCCTGGGGTAGAAGCGTTCGTAGTAGGTCGCCGTCATGCCGCCCTTGGAGCCGCCCGTGGAGAGCCAGTTCTTCGGGTAGATCTTCTTCAGCGCCTCGAAGATGCGGTGCTGGTCGCTCGCCGCCTGCCAGATGTCCAGCTTGGACCAGTCGGCCGGGTCGGGGCGGGAGAGCGTGAAGAAGCGGTACTCCATGGAGACCTGGTTGCCGTCCACGATCTGGGTGGGCTCGCGGCGGCCGGGGGTGGTGGAGACGCCGTAGCCGCCGGTGTAGAAGACCGTGGGACGCGCGGCGTCCTTGTGCAGCACGGTGATCCGCTGCTGGAACGTGCCCTTCGCGGGGTGCCGGTGGTCCACCGGCTGGGTGTAGTTCAGGACGAAGTACCGGTAGCCGGGATACGGCTTCTCCTCGATCAGGCTCATACCCGGTACGGCGAGGAGCTGGTCCTCGATGTCCGTGCCGGCGGAGGCCCTGGGCTCGGCGGCGGTGGCCGCCCCTGCCGTGGCCGCCGTGCTCAAGGTGCCTATGAGCACCGTGAGCGCCAGCAGCCATCTGAGCGCCTTGCGCATGCGCGTGCACCCTCCCTGTGAGACAGATGTGCGTCGCCGGAAGCTATCGGAGCAACACGCGTCACACCAGAGGGGGTTGGCGCTCGGCGCCGTCAAGTGGCCGGTCGGCTCAGCAGAGGATCCAGCCCGAGCGGTACGACCCGCCGGCCACCGCGCCCGTCACCCGCACGCACCGGTGCCCCGCGTGGACCCTGACCGCGGGGGAACTGCGGGTGTCCTTCCTCGACCTCGACACGGCGACATGGCCGCGCGCCTGCACGCTCACCGAGATCAGGCGCTTGGTGCCGGGGTTCTTCTGGACGGTGACGGCGCAGACGTAACCGCCGCCCTTGTAGACCAGCACGGAGCCGGTGGAGAAGGCCAGGGTCCGCACCTTGCGGCCCGGGCAGGACGAGGCGGAGGTCGCGGCCTGGGCGCTGCCCGGCGCGACGACGGCGAGCAGCCCCGACACGGTCAGCAGGACCAGCCCGAGCACCAGCCGCCGGACTGTCGCACTTCTCGCCCCTGCGCCCACGGTCCCCGCCTCCCACATCCGCCGTACTCACGATCGCCGTACTGATGTACGGACGCACGAGTCCCGCCGGATGGTTGCCCTCACACCACCGCGGGCTCGTCCTCGCCGACGAACGTGCGCCAGAGGTGGGCGTACCGCCCGCCCAGGGCCAGGAGTTCGTCGTGGGTGCCGTCCTCCACGACCCGGCCGTGGTCCATGACGACGACGCGGTCCGCTCGGGCGGCGGTGGTCAGGCGGTGGGCCACGACCAGGGTGGTGCGGCGGCCCGCCAGACGGTCCGTGGCCTGGTTGACCTGGGCTTCGGTGGCCAGGTCGAGGGCGGCCGTCGCCTCGTCGAGGAGCAGGACGTCCGGGTCGACGAGCTCGGCGCGGGCCAGCGCGATCAGCTGGCGCTGGCCCGCGGAGAGGTTGCGGCCGCGCTCGGCGACCTCGTGGAGGTAGCCGCCGTCGAGGGTGGCGATCATCTCGTGCGCGCCGACCGACCTGGCCGCCGCCTCCACCTCGGCGTCGGTGGCGTCGGGCCGGCCGTAGGCGATGGCGTCGCGGACGGTGCCGGGGAAGAGGTACGCCTCCTGCGGGACGACGCCCAGCCGGTGGCGGTAGGAGGTGAGGTCGAGGGCGCGCAGGTCCGTGCCGTCCACGGTGACCCGGCCGCCGGTGGGGTCGTAGAACCGGGCCACCAGCTTGACCAGGGTCGACTTGCCCGCGCCGGTCTCGCCGACGAAGGCGACGGTCTGACCGGCCGGAATCCTCAACTCGATGTCGGCCAGGGCCGCTTCGGGTTCGCCGTCGGACCCGTACCTGAAGTGCACGTCCTCGAAGGCGATCTCGCCGCGCAGCGAGAGCACCTCGCGCGGCTCGTCGGCGGACTCGGTGGACGCCGGCTCCCGGAGCAGCTCCTGGATCCGGCCCAGCGAGACGGTCGCCTGCTGGTACCCGTCGAAGACCTGGGAGAGCTGCTGGACGGGGGCGAAGAACAGGTCGATGTAGAGGAGGTACGCGACCAGCGCGCCGGTGGTGAGGGTCGCCGCGTCCACCCGGCCCGCGCCCGCGATCAGGACCGCCGCCGCCGCGACGGAGGCGAGCAGCTGCACGAACGGGAAGTAGATCGAGATCAGCCACTGGCCCCGGATGCGCGCCGCGCGGTAGTCGGCGCTGCGCTGCGCGAACCGGGCCGCGCCGTCCCGCTCGCGCCCGAAGGCCTGCACGATCCGGAGCCCGGACACCGACTCCTGGAGGTCGGCGTTGACCGTGGACACCCGCTCGCGGGCGAGTTCGTACGCCTTCACGCTCGCCCGGCGGAAGAAGTACGTCGCGACGACCAGGGGCGGGAGCGTCGCGAAGACGATCAGCGCGAGCTGTACGTCGATGACCAGCAGGGCGCCCATGATGCCGAAGAAGGTGACGACCGAGACGAAGGCGGTGACCAGGCCGGTCTGCAGGAAGGTGGAGAGGGCGTCGACGTCCGTCGTCATCCTCGTCATGATCCGGCCGGTCAGCTC
Protein-coding regions in this window:
- a CDS encoding S28 family serine protease — protein: MRKALRWLLALTVLIGTLSTAATAGAATAAEPRASAGTDIEDQLLAVPGMSLIEEKPYPGYRYFVLNYTQPVDHRHPAKGTFQQRITVLHKDAARPTVFYTGGYGVSTTPGRREPTQIVDGNQVSMEYRFFTLSRPDPADWSKLDIWQAASDQHRIFEALKKIYPKNWLSTGGSKGGMTATYYERFYPRDMDGVVAYVAPNDVVNDEDSAYDRFFAGVGTEECRDRLNAVQREALVRREQLEKTYASYAAENGYTFTTIGSLDRAYEAVVLDYVWGFWQYSLLSDCESIPANAATATDDDIWTSIDTISGFSFYTDQGLSPYTPYYYQAGTQLGAPTIHFPSIEKKYIRYGYQPPRNFVPRDITMRFQPSAMRDVDTWVKHNAHHMLFVYGQNDPWGAERFRLGKGAQDSYVFTAPGLNHGANVAGLVADQKALATARILAWAGVAPTAVSRAEPLAKFDAALDVRDVEREPALRP